From the genome of Cellvibrio japonicus Ueda107, one region includes:
- a CDS encoding LPS-assembly protein LptD, whose protein sequence is MAPTRHSRARNPTALHLLSRFPLSRLAHALALHSLYLSLGMAAGMSAMQGAWADSVDEGVARRLDWVPLEELTEEQRKTVPTACCGAYIAPARTDPEADMDPEKASLLGSANMSELEQQSTVVLREDVRLTQGRRSISTDLFKLDKESSEAELRGNIMMREPGLLVRAESARMNIQSGDGRLDNAEFVLYETRIHGRADSLEKFGDNVIVLEGGSLTSCEPGDNTWSIEGSNITIHNDKRYGTAKHMRLEVLDVPVAYAPYFRFPVGPDRLTGFLFPSIGVGTDGITELSVPFYWNIAPNLDATLTPRYLDDHGYLFYSEVRHMSPHFDTEFSGSFLHNDRDGLSKRQRSQLEQGLISEDEVYLYRGEDRWQYNLFQEGGRNQRWHTEIDYTEVSDTDYIRDIDRGAVDLNREAYVRQKFLMSYVGRNWQLSAKAEELQLLTETQLPYRELPRINANGRYRFNDWVLELRNEFTHFSQNTHYELPTDNLIFGDRMRADYGFGWDKEFTAGFIKPRVGVKMLGYQLEEDSLVAGADAEPGFITPQGSLDMGLYFERDKTLFNKGFTQTLEPRVFYLYRDYENQDSLFGLTANNRYLNFDSSILPLTYQQLFRDSRFSGGDRLDDTNQITFGLTSRFIDNRDGVERLRLGIGQITYLEDRNISLTAQADELARNRETSSMIAGLVSGQIGDNLRFTNDITYDQYNDQLYALSSSVRYMDDKYRIVNFGYRFSRDRQSLSPINPIPVRGEDLSQLDISTLWPVANQWSVIARANYDFNYNAELDAFVGLEYDDCCYRVRLLARRWVDFDLTSNFLESLDRDDFDQGIFVEIQLKGIGSLSRRISTLLDKAIIGFTEREQALQ, encoded by the coding sequence ATGGCCCCAACCCGACATTCCCGCGCGCGCAATCCGACGGCTTTACACCTTTTATCGCGCTTTCCGCTGTCGCGCCTGGCACATGCCCTGGCGCTGCACTCCCTGTATTTATCGCTGGGGATGGCTGCCGGTATGTCCGCTATGCAGGGCGCCTGGGCTGACAGTGTCGATGAAGGCGTGGCGCGTCGCCTGGACTGGGTGCCTTTGGAGGAACTGACGGAAGAGCAGCGCAAAACGGTACCTACTGCCTGCTGTGGTGCCTATATTGCTCCCGCCCGTACCGATCCCGAGGCAGATATGGACCCGGAGAAGGCGAGTTTGCTGGGGTCTGCCAATATGTCCGAGCTGGAACAGCAGTCCACGGTGGTGCTGCGCGAGGATGTACGCCTGACCCAGGGGCGGCGCTCTATTTCTACCGATTTGTTCAAGCTGGATAAGGAGTCCTCCGAGGCGGAGTTGCGCGGCAATATCATGATGCGTGAGCCGGGCTTGCTGGTGCGGGCGGAAAGTGCGCGGATGAATATCCAGAGCGGCGACGGTCGCCTTGATAATGCCGAGTTCGTGCTCTACGAAACCCGCATCCATGGCCGTGCCGACAGCCTGGAGAAGTTTGGCGATAACGTCATAGTGCTTGAAGGCGGCAGCCTTACCAGTTGTGAGCCGGGAGATAACACCTGGTCTATTGAAGGCTCCAATATCACCATCCACAACGACAAACGCTACGGTACCGCCAAGCATATGCGCCTTGAGGTGCTGGATGTGCCTGTGGCCTATGCTCCCTACTTCCGGTTTCCGGTGGGGCCCGACCGACTGACAGGGTTTTTATTTCCCTCCATTGGTGTGGGAACGGACGGTATCACTGAACTCAGTGTTCCCTTTTACTGGAATATCGCCCCCAACCTGGATGCCACCCTGACGCCCCGCTACCTGGATGATCACGGTTATCTTTTCTATAGCGAAGTGCGCCATATGTCGCCGCACTTTGATACAGAGTTCAGTGGCAGTTTTCTGCACAATGATCGCGACGGACTGAGCAAGCGCCAGCGCTCACAGCTGGAGCAGGGCCTGATCAGCGAGGATGAGGTATACCTGTATCGCGGTGAAGACCGCTGGCAGTACAACCTGTTTCAGGAAGGCGGCCGCAACCAGCGCTGGCATACCGAAATTGATTACACCGAAGTCAGTGATACCGACTACATTCGCGACATTGATCGCGGCGCTGTGGATTTGAATCGCGAAGCCTATGTGCGGCAAAAATTCCTGATGAGCTATGTGGGTCGCAACTGGCAGCTGAGCGCAAAAGCGGAAGAGCTGCAGTTGCTGACGGAAACCCAGCTACCTTACCGCGAGCTACCGCGTATCAATGCCAATGGTCGCTACCGGTTCAATGACTGGGTACTGGAGCTGCGCAACGAATTTACCCATTTCTCGCAGAATACCCATTACGAATTGCCCACCGATAACCTGATCTTCGGTGATCGTATGCGCGCGGACTATGGTTTCGGATGGGACAAAGAATTTACCGCCGGTTTTATCAAACCGCGCGTCGGTGTCAAGATGCTGGGCTACCAGTTGGAGGAAGACAGCCTGGTCGCGGGCGCTGATGCCGAGCCAGGCTTTATCACGCCCCAGGGCTCGCTCGACATGGGCTTGTATTTTGAGCGCGATAAAACCCTGTTCAACAAGGGCTTTACCCAAACACTGGAGCCGCGGGTTTTTTATCTTTACCGCGATTATGAAAACCAGGACTCGCTCTTTGGCCTGACCGCCAACAACCGCTACCTGAATTTTGATAGTTCGATACTGCCGCTGACGTACCAGCAGTTATTCCGCGATTCGCGCTTTTCGGGCGGGGACCGCCTGGATGATACCAACCAGATTACCTTTGGCCTGACCTCGCGTTTTATCGACAATCGCGATGGTGTAGAGCGGCTGCGCCTGGGGATTGGCCAGATTACCTACCTGGAAGATCGCAATATCAGCCTGACTGCCCAGGCAGACGAGTTGGCGCGCAACCGCGAGACCAGCTCGATGATTGCCGGCCTGGTATCCGGGCAAATAGGCGATAACCTGCGTTTTACTAACGATATTACCTACGATCAATACAATGACCAGCTCTATGCCTTGAGCAGCAGTGTCCGCTATATGGATGATAAGTACCGTATCGTGAATTTTGGCTACAGGTTCAGCCGTGATCGCCAATCGTTAAGCCCTATAAACCCGATTCCTGTGCGCGGCGAGGATCTGAGCCAGCTGGATATCTCGACCCTGTGGCCTGTGGCCAACCAGTGGTCTGTGATTGCACGGGCCAATTACGATTTTAACTACAATGCGGAACTCGATGCCTTTGTGGGGCTCGAATACGACGATTGTTGCTATCGTGTCCGCCTGCTGGCACGTCGGTGGGTGGATTTTGACCTTACGTCCAACTTCCTGGAGTCGCTCGACAGAGATGATTTCGACCAGGGGATCTTTGTAGAAATCCAGCTCAAGGGTATTGGCAGCCTGAGTCGCCGCATCAGTACCCTGCTGGACAAGGCAATTATCGGCTTCACCGAGCGTGAGCAGGCTTTACAATAA
- a CDS encoding peptidylprolyl isomerase has protein sequence MKSGLVKLGKGMLLGSLLVYAGWLQAQPRTVELDRVVAIVDDDVVLESELNERKASIMERLQGQYQQLPPEDVLNKQILEQLIVERIELGLAKRYDISIDEAEIDQAIARIAQKNQVSAAALEADLKRQGLDMSGLREQLRKDLTINQLQQGVVNSRIKISEQDIDNFLASSDGKYATSPDYHIGHILISVSSSADAEMVEQAENQANDIYKKLQGGADFAQMAISYSKDQAALQGGDIGWRKLAQLPELFGNEMMKLSPGQVSKPFRSGAGFHILKNIEQRGGGAQMVEQTHARHILVKTSEIMDDRQAREKLLGLRERILKGEDFAKLARENSEDTGSMLSGGDLGWSTPGMFVPAFEEAMAQTGIGDISRPFKSQFGWHILQVLERRQTDMSDRMKRNQAANVLRSRRFDEEFQLWLTQIREEAYVEIKL, from the coding sequence ATGAAAAGTGGTTTGGTGAAACTGGGTAAGGGCATGTTGTTGGGCAGCCTGCTGGTCTATGCCGGTTGGCTACAAGCGCAACCGCGTACGGTGGAGCTGGATCGTGTCGTTGCTATTGTGGACGATGACGTTGTGTTGGAGTCCGAGTTAAACGAGCGCAAGGCGTCTATCATGGAGCGTCTGCAGGGCCAGTATCAGCAACTGCCACCGGAAGATGTACTCAATAAGCAAATCCTTGAACAATTAATCGTCGAGCGCATTGAACTGGGCCTGGCCAAACGCTATGACATCAGTATTGATGAAGCGGAAATCGACCAGGCAATTGCCCGTATTGCCCAGAAAAACCAGGTTTCGGCGGCGGCTTTGGAAGCAGACCTTAAACGCCAGGGGCTGGATATGAGTGGCTTGCGTGAGCAATTGCGCAAGGATTTAACCATCAACCAGCTGCAGCAGGGTGTGGTTAACAGCCGCATAAAAATCAGCGAACAGGATATTGATAACTTCCTGGCCTCCAGTGACGGTAAATATGCGACCTCACCGGACTACCATATAGGCCATATCCTGATTTCCGTTTCCAGCTCGGCGGATGCAGAAATGGTCGAGCAAGCGGAAAACCAGGCCAATGATATCTACAAAAAATTGCAGGGCGGGGCAGACTTTGCCCAGATGGCTATCAGCTATTCGAAAGACCAGGCTGCATTGCAAGGCGGTGATATAGGTTGGCGCAAGCTGGCGCAATTGCCGGAGCTCTTTGGTAACGAAATGATGAAGCTGTCACCCGGCCAGGTTTCCAAACCTTTCCGCAGTGGTGCCGGGTTCCATATCCTGAAAAATATTGAACAGCGCGGTGGTGGTGCACAGATGGTGGAGCAAACCCATGCGCGCCATATCCTGGTGAAAACCTCTGAGATTATGGATGACCGCCAGGCGCGTGAAAAATTGTTGGGCCTGCGCGAACGCATCCTCAAGGGCGAAGACTTTGCCAAGCTGGCGCGTGAAAATTCCGAGGATACCGGCTCTATGCTCAGCGGCGGTGACCTGGGTTGGTCGACGCCCGGCATGTTTGTTCCGGCATTTGAAGAAGCTATGGCACAAACCGGCATTGGCGATATCAGCCGTCCCTTCAAAAGCCAGTTTGGCTGGCATATCCTGCAAGTCCTCGAACGTCGCCAAACCGACATGAGCGACCGTATGAAGCGCAACCAGGCTGCCAATGTGCTGCGTTCGCGCCGCTTTGATGAAGAGTTCCAGTTGTGGTTGACCCAAATCCGCGAAGAAGCCTACGTCGAAATTAAACTCTGA
- the pdxA gene encoding 4-hydroxythreonine-4-phosphate dehydrogenase PdxA: MTPSPCYRIAITPGEPAGIGPDLVVSLAQEVQPHQLVAIADPAMLNERATALGLPLMIKPFDPGLPVQPSQPGELVVLPVTLAEAAVPGQLNVKNAPYILRTLDAAIEGCLEGIFAALVTGPVHKSIINDAGIAFSGHTEYLAEKTGTDKVVMMLATEGLRVALATTHLPLKDVPAAITAAELTRVTDILYRDLQTQFGIAVPRILVCGLNPHAGEGGHLGREEIEVIEPVLAQLRAKGMTLIGPLPADTLFTPKYLKDADAVLAMYHDQGLPVLKYKGFGQAVNITLGLPIIRTSVDHGTALDLAATGKADLGSLRTALAYAQTMVSAKYARR, translated from the coding sequence ATGACCCCATCGCCCTGTTATCGAATTGCCATCACGCCCGGTGAGCCCGCGGGTATAGGTCCGGATTTGGTGGTGAGCCTGGCGCAGGAAGTGCAACCCCATCAACTGGTCGCCATTGCGGATCCGGCAATGCTTAACGAGCGTGCTACAGCCTTGGGGTTGCCATTAATGATCAAGCCCTTCGACCCCGGATTACCGGTACAGCCGTCGCAGCCGGGAGAGCTGGTTGTGCTGCCGGTAACCCTGGCGGAAGCGGCAGTTCCCGGACAGCTCAATGTCAAAAATGCGCCCTATATCCTGCGCACACTGGATGCCGCCATTGAGGGGTGCCTGGAGGGTATTTTTGCAGCCCTGGTAACCGGGCCGGTACACAAAAGCATTATTAACGATGCCGGTATCGCCTTTAGCGGACACACGGAATACCTGGCGGAAAAAACCGGCACAGACAAGGTTGTGATGATGCTGGCAACGGAAGGGCTGCGGGTTGCATTGGCTACGACCCATCTACCGCTTAAGGATGTGCCCGCGGCGATTACAGCGGCAGAGCTCACGCGCGTTACCGACATCCTGTATCGAGACCTGCAAACCCAATTTGGTATTGCTGTGCCGCGTATCCTGGTTTGCGGCCTTAATCCGCATGCCGGTGAAGGCGGACATTTGGGCCGTGAAGAAATTGAGGTGATTGAACCCGTACTGGCGCAGTTGCGTGCAAAGGGAATGACACTCATTGGCCCCTTGCCTGCGGATACCCTATTTACCCCCAAATACCTCAAGGACGCCGATGCCGTGTTGGCCATGTACCACGACCAGGGATTGCCGGTACTCAAGTACAAAGGCTTTGGCCAGGCAGTCAACATTACCCTCGGATTACCTATTATCCGAACCTCGGTGGATCACGGTACCGCCCTGGACCTGGCCGCGACCGGTAAGGCAGATCTCGGCAGTTTACGCACTGCATTGGCCTATGCCCAAACTATGGTGTCCGCCAAATATGCCCGCCGCTAA
- the rsmA gene encoding 16S rRNA (adenine(1518)-N(6)/adenine(1519)-N(6))-dimethyltransferase RsmA, whose protein sequence is MKKLLNSENTHKARKRFGQNFLVDHGIIRDIVRAVHPQKTDVVVEIGPGKGAITELLADACDNLSVIELDRDLVPWLKVKFEKHPNFQLFQADALRFDFRQLIKPGQPLRIVGNLPYNISTPLIFHLLGYANQVKDMHFMLQKEVVKRMAAEPGSGAYGRLGIMVQYFCAVENLFEVPPTSFDPPPKVDSAIVRLVPHQQLPYLANNLKTLETLVNVAFQQRRKTLRNSLKSLLSMAQLDSLPVDLNLRPENISLAEYVQISNLLGDVTPVTTVGPEEDIE, encoded by the coding sequence ATGAAGAAACTGCTCAACAGTGAGAATACACACAAGGCGCGCAAGCGCTTTGGCCAAAACTTTCTGGTAGACCATGGAATCATTCGCGACATAGTGCGCGCGGTACATCCACAAAAGACCGATGTTGTGGTAGAGATTGGCCCCGGTAAGGGGGCTATTACCGAATTGCTGGCAGATGCATGCGATAACCTGAGTGTGATCGAACTGGATCGCGACCTGGTGCCCTGGCTAAAGGTAAAGTTTGAAAAACACCCCAACTTCCAACTGTTCCAGGCCGATGCCTTGCGTTTTGATTTTCGCCAGCTGATCAAGCCTGGTCAGCCGTTGCGTATTGTCGGTAATCTTCCCTATAACATTTCCACGCCGCTGATTTTTCATCTGCTGGGCTATGCCAACCAGGTGAAAGACATGCACTTTATGTTGCAGAAAGAAGTGGTCAAGCGAATGGCCGCCGAGCCCGGTTCCGGGGCCTATGGTCGCCTGGGGATCATGGTGCAGTATTTCTGTGCAGTAGAAAATTTATTTGAGGTGCCGCCAACATCGTTTGATCCACCGCCGAAAGTGGATTCAGCGATTGTCCGTCTGGTTCCCCATCAGCAATTGCCTTATCTCGCCAACAATTTGAAGACGTTGGAAACACTGGTGAATGTGGCTTTCCAACAGCGTCGGAAAACCCTGCGCAATTCCTTAAAGTCCCTGCTGAGTATGGCGCAACTGGATAGCCTGCCGGTGGATCTGAACTTGCGCCCTGAAAATATTAGCCTGGCCGAATATGTGCAGATCAGTAACTTGCTGGGCGATGTAACCCCGGTGACCACTGTTGGCCCGGAAGAGGATATTGAATGA
- the apaG gene encoding Co2+/Mg2+ efflux protein ApaG, with the protein MTTNLIHVSVKTSYITAQSQPVEQRYVYSYTITIANQGDEPAQLISRHWRITDANEKLQEVRGTGVVGEQPVIAPGKSYTYTSGVILETETGIMEGSYQMRSESGIEFDAPIPAFALVPPHAVH; encoded by the coding sequence ATGACCACTAACCTGATTCATGTCAGCGTAAAAACCAGCTATATCACTGCACAATCGCAACCGGTCGAGCAGCGTTATGTATATTCCTACACGATCACCATTGCCAATCAGGGCGATGAGCCGGCACAACTGATCAGCCGCCACTGGCGCATCACCGATGCCAATGAAAAACTGCAGGAAGTGCGCGGTACAGGGGTTGTTGGTGAACAACCGGTGATTGCACCCGGAAAAAGTTACACCTATACCAGCGGTGTTATCCTGGAAACAGAAACCGGCATTATGGAGGGGAGTTACCAGATGCGCAGTGAAAGCGGTATTGAGTTTGATGCGCCTATTCCAGCCTTTGCGCTGGTTCCCCCTCATGCTGTTCACTGA